One segment of Solanum lycopersicum chromosome 1, SLM_r2.1 DNA contains the following:
- the LOC101245871 gene encoding protein SLOW GREEN 1, chloroplastic: MNSTLTIGSSSFFHHSTTFRNSPSRSSIFTIPKTAHKSYSRRFVLQASVNGNSKSNPLISTLKSAGVAVVFAAVALGKFPVGTSLARAETPPAAVMEEQQQEEEEEGSPLTQFLESSPEAIEALKNLLQEKLESGEDEESLKILKKLSSAQPENTEWKFLTARLLNEMGKLEDAREVFEEILSKTPLSFEALFENALLMDRCGEGVKVIQRLEEALRLAEEESKVKESRDIRFIMAQVQFLQKNVEEALRSYDELEKEDPKDFRPYFCRGMIYSLLDRNKEAREQFAKYRELSPKKFEVEGYLRTALSRMKLFGTDEKES; encoded by the coding sequence ATGAACTCCACTTTGACTATCGGTTCATCGTCGTTCTTCCACCACTCCACCACTTTCCGCAATTCACCTTCCCGTTCCTCCATTTTCACAATCCCCAAAACTGCTCATAAAAGCTATAGCAGAAGATTCGTCCTTCAGGCTTCCGTCAATGGAAATTCTAAGTCGAACCCATTAATCTCTACCCTCAAATCTGCGGGTGTTGCTGTTGTTTTCGCCGCTGTGGCTTTAGGGAAGTTCCCGGTCGGAACCTCATTGGCAAGAGCTGAAACCCCACCAGCTGCTGTAATGGAAGAGCAAcagcaagaagaagaagaggaaggtTCACCACTGACTCAGTTCTTAGAATCCAGTCCTGAAGCTATTGAAGCCCTAAAAAATCTCCTCCAGGAAAAATTGGAATCAGGGGAGGACGAGGAGAGTCTGAAAATACTGAAGAAGTTGTCGTCTGCTCAGCCGGAGAATACCGAATGGAAATTCTTAACGGCGAGGCTGTTGAACGAAATGGGGAAGCTTGAAGATGCAAGGGAAGTTTTCGAAGAGATTTTATCGAAAACCCCTCTTTCGTTCGAGGCATTGTTTGAGAATGCATTGCTGATGGATAGGTGTGGTGAGGGGGTGAAGGTGATTCAGAGGTTAGAGGAGGCATTGAGGTTAGCTGAGGAAGAGAGCAAAGTGAAGGAAAGTAGGGATATTCGGTTTATAATGGCACAAGTACAGTTCTTGCAGAAGAATGTTGAGGAAGCATTAAGGAGCTACGACGAGCTTGAGAAGGAGGATCCTAAAGATTTCAGGCCATATTTCTGTAGAGGAATGATTTACAGTTTGCTTGACAGGAATAAAGAGGCTAGAGAGCAATTCGCTAAGTACCGCGAGCTTTCCCCTAAGAAGTTCGAGGTGGAAGGTTATCTGAGAACAGCTTTGTCCCGGATGAAGCTCTTTGGAACTGATGAAAAAGAGAGTTGA